The following are encoded together in the Nocardioides thalensis genome:
- the lipA gene encoding lipoyl synthase, which yields MTSTAPTPTPEGRKLLRLEVRNAETPIERKPAWIKTTAKMGPEYRQLHNLVKSEGLHTVCQEAGCPNIFECWEDREATFLIGGDQCTRRCDFCQIDTGKPQPLDRDEPRRVAESVRSMELRYATITGVARDDLEDGGAWLYAETVRAIHELNPGTGVENLIPDFNGRPELLQQVFESRPEVLAHNVETVPRIFKRIRPAFRYERSLDVITQARAFGLVTKSNLILGMGETREEVSQAMQDLYDAGCELLTITQYLRPSLHHHPVERWVKPEEFVELREEAEDIGFPGVLSGPLVRSSYRAGRLYRQAIESRQSEEMQVSNA from the coding sequence GTGACCAGCACCGCCCCCACGCCCACTCCCGAGGGCCGGAAGCTGCTCCGTCTGGAGGTCCGCAACGCGGAGACCCCGATCGAGCGCAAGCCGGCCTGGATCAAGACCACGGCGAAGATGGGACCCGAGTACCGCCAGCTGCACAACCTGGTGAAGTCCGAGGGCCTCCACACCGTGTGCCAGGAGGCGGGCTGTCCCAACATCTTCGAGTGCTGGGAGGACCGCGAGGCCACGTTCCTCATCGGCGGCGACCAGTGCACGCGCCGCTGCGACTTCTGCCAGATCGACACCGGCAAGCCGCAGCCGCTCGACCGCGACGAGCCGCGCCGGGTGGCCGAGTCGGTGCGCTCGATGGAGCTGCGCTACGCCACCATCACCGGCGTCGCACGCGACGACCTCGAGGACGGCGGCGCCTGGCTGTACGCCGAGACCGTGCGGGCGATCCACGAGCTCAACCCCGGCACCGGCGTCGAGAACCTGATCCCCGACTTCAACGGCCGGCCCGAGCTGCTCCAGCAGGTCTTCGAGTCGAGGCCCGAGGTGCTCGCCCACAACGTCGAGACGGTGCCGCGGATCTTCAAGCGGATCCGGCCCGCATTCCGCTACGAGCGCTCGCTCGACGTGATCACGCAGGCCCGCGCGTTCGGCCTCGTCACGAAGTCCAACCTGATCCTCGGCATGGGCGAGACCCGCGAGGAGGTCAGCCAGGCGATGCAGGACCTCTACGACGCCGGCTGCGAGCTGCTGACGATCACCCAGTACCTGCGCCCGTCGCTCCACCACCACCCCGTGGAGCGGTGGGTCAAGCCGGAGGAGTTCGTCGAGCTCCGCGAGGAGGCCGAGGACATCGGCTTCCCGGGCGTGCTGTCCGGCCCCCTCGTCCGTTCGTCCTACCGCGCCGGTCGCCTGTACCGTCAGGCGATCGAGTCCCGTCAGTCCGAAGAGATGCAGGTCAGCAACGCATGA
- a CDS encoding DUF4191 domain-containing protein produces MSNTPLDPSTMSRRQQIVETFKMSRQVDKAIGWWMLGAFLLFGGAGFAVFYFLLPGSGTFALVMAIIAGLLIGLLAMMIVFSRRAQKAAYTRMEGQVGAGARALTMLRRGWTTEQMIGFTKQQDLVHRVVGPPGIVLVGEGNPSRLRALLASERRKHERVAAEYPVHEVIVGSGEGEVPLPKLVRHVQKLGRQVKPAELTELLHRLKALDAQRPKVPMPKGPVPTSMKGMRGNLRGR; encoded by the coding sequence ATGAGCAACACTCCGCTCGATCCGTCGACGATGAGCCGGCGGCAGCAGATCGTCGAGACGTTCAAGATGTCCCGACAGGTCGACAAGGCCATCGGGTGGTGGATGCTCGGCGCCTTCCTGCTCTTCGGCGGTGCGGGCTTCGCCGTCTTCTACTTCCTGCTCCCGGGGAGCGGCACGTTCGCCCTCGTGATGGCGATCATCGCCGGGCTCCTCATCGGCCTGCTGGCGATGATGATCGTGTTCAGCCGACGGGCGCAGAAGGCGGCGTACACCCGGATGGAGGGGCAGGTCGGCGCCGGTGCCCGCGCGCTCACGATGCTCCGCCGCGGCTGGACGACCGAGCAGATGATCGGGTTCACCAAGCAGCAGGACCTCGTCCACCGGGTCGTCGGCCCGCCGGGCATCGTCCTGGTCGGCGAGGGCAACCCCAGCCGGCTCAGGGCGCTGCTGGCGAGCGAGCGCCGGAAGCACGAGCGGGTGGCCGCCGAGTATCCCGTGCACGAGGTCATCGTCGGCTCGGGTGAGGGCGAGGTGCCGCTGCCCAAGCTGGTGCGGCACGTCCAGAAGCTCGGCCGTCAGGTCAAGCCCGCCGAGCTCACCGAGCTGCTCCACCGGCTCAAGGCGCTCGACGCCCAGCGGCCGAAGGTGCCGATGCCCAAGGGCCCGGTGCCGACGAGCATGAAGGGCATGCGCGGCAACCTGCGCGGCCGCTAG
- a CDS encoding RDD family protein, producing the protein MADFPTASWGRRILALFVDWAISTLVVLGFVGLDRYGEPGSGAQGYTLLVYVMEATVLTWLGGGSIGKILTGLCVVPAEGPLRRLNPLKLFVRQVLVILVIPPLVFRPDGRGLHDVAAGTATVTFGTLAKLRGA; encoded by the coding sequence GTGGCCGACTTCCCGACCGCGTCCTGGGGACGCCGGATCCTCGCGCTCTTCGTCGACTGGGCGATCTCGACCCTCGTCGTCCTCGGCTTCGTCGGACTCGACCGGTACGGCGAGCCGGGCTCCGGCGCACAGGGCTACACGCTGCTCGTCTACGTGATGGAGGCCACGGTGCTCACCTGGCTCGGCGGGGGCTCGATCGGCAAGATCCTGACCGGGCTCTGCGTCGTGCCGGCCGAGGGGCCGCTGCGCCGGCTCAACCCGCTGAAGCTGTTCGTGCGCCAGGTGCTGGTGATCCTGGTGATCCCGCCTTTGGTGTTCCGCCCCGACGGCAGGGGGCTCCACGACGTCGCAGCGGGCACGGCGACGGTCACGTTCGGCACCCTCGCCAAGCTGCGCGGGGCCTGA